CTTGATGTTTCCTCCGAAGTCCTCATTTGGGAGGCCGTCGAACTCCCCGCAGACTTGAGCGAAAAAGACCGGCGCATGTGTGAGCTTGCAAAGATCATCGTTCGTGGGGTGTACGAGAATGCGACAAGAGCCGCCGACGATCCGACGCCCGCTTGAGCCGCGCGTCGTCACCATTCAGCAACTCGCGGCCTTAGTCAATCTCCCTGTAAACCAACTGGACCGCTTTGTACTAGAAGCGCCCAAGCTCTATTCAAGTTTTGAGGTGCCTAAGCCTAACGGCAAGACCCGTACCATCCGACCACCCGCACGACCACTGCGCGACTTGCAACGAATGCTTCTGGAAGTCCTCCAAGAGTGCGTCCGTTATCCGCGTTGGTTGATGGGCGGCGTTCCCAAGCGTTCAATCTTTGATCATGCCAAGCCCCACGTCGGTTGGAAGATGGTGGCGACGTTCGATGTCAAAGCGTTCTTTCCCAGCACCAGGTCTGCGATGATTCGGCCTGTTCTCGAACGGATCGGCATTAGCGATGCGGCTGCGGACGCGGTTCTACGCCTCGTCATCAAAGATGATGAGCTGCCCCAAGGTAGCCCTACCAGTGGCTTCTTGGCCAATCTCACGCTCGAACCAGCTGACCGGCGCATAGACGCGCTCTGCCGCAGGCACGGATTGAACTTTACACGTTACGTTGATGACATGGCAATTTCAGGCAACACGGATTTGACGAAGTTTCAAGGCGCGATTGTTGAAGCGGTGAAAGAGAGCGGCTATGAAGTCGCGCCGGAGAAAATTCACTACATGGACCGAAGCAAAACCCAGTTGATCACCAAACTGCGAGTGAACGACAAGATACGCCCAACGCGAGAGTTCATAGCAGAGGTTAAGGCCGACATTTGGGAATGCTTGAACGTGGGCGCGGCTGTGGTTGCCATCGAGCGCGGCGTGCAGTTGCACAGGCTGAAGAGTAGCTTAACCGGCAAAGTCTCGCACATCCGAAGCGCGGACAGAGAAGCCGGGGAGAAACTAAAGGGCATGTTGTATGGAGTAGATTGGAATCAGCAGTTGCATACAAAGTTTGATGTGCCATCCCTAACCGCATGAATCGCTGATGCCGGGGGCTGCTGCCCCCCGGCACCCCCCGCTGAGGCCTGAGGGCGGGCTTGGGCGGCGCGGGGTGGTGCGGTGTCGCGGGCGGTGGGGGACGTGGTGGTTTTTTGGGGAATTTCTGCCTGATTTCAGGGGGCTGGGCGTGCTGGCGCGGTGGTGGGGGCGTTTTTATCCAGACGCGGCGGGGTTTGGGCTTGGGCCGAGGTCCTGATAAGGGCTGCTGCAGGAAGAATTACTCGAGCTGAGACAATAATTCCTCGGGCTGCAGGAGCGCCAGTTCGAGATGAAACAATAATTCCTCGAGCTGAAACTATAATTCCTCGAGCTGCAGGAGCGCCAGCTCGAGCTGCAAGAGCAAAAGCCCGGGCTGCAAGAGCAAAAGCTCGGGTTGATGGAGCACTAGCCCGGGCTGGAGGAGCGTCAGCGGCCGGCGGGCTTGGGGTCGCACGCGGCGGTCCGCACTCGGCACCCGGCTGAACCCGCTTAATGCGCGGCTGAACCCGCTTAGTACGCGGCTGAACCCGCTCGGTACACGGCGGCGTGCCCTCGGCTCATGGTCGCGCGGCGCGCCCGGGCCGGGATGGCACGGCCCCAACCGGCCACGAGGGGCTGCGTCCCGGGCAGGTCGCGGCAGCCCGGGCGGCCGAGACTGCGGCTCGCCTGGCCGCAACCGGTCCTCGGCTTGATGAAAACGGCGTGCCATGCTCGGCTCGTTCTGCTATCCTGCACTCAGGCCCATGCCGGGCCCGAGAGGATTCTGCGTCATGATCGAGCACACTGCCACCCACCACGCCACCCACCACGCCACCCACCACGCCACCCATCACGCCCCCGATCAAGCCTCCAATCAAGCCCAGTCTGCTCGCGATGCCGCCTGCTCGCGTCGCGATTTCGTCAAGACCTCGGCCGCCCTTTCGGCCGCTGCGGCGCTGGCACCCGGAGCCCTCGCCTTCGCCACCCGGCGCAACGCGAGCGAGGTTCTTCGCATCGGCGTCATCGGCTGCGGCGGACGCGGCACCGGCGCTGCGGTTGATGCGCTTGATGCGCACCCCGCCACACGCATCGTCGCGCTGGCCGATCTCTATCTTGACCGCGTCAACTCGAGCCTCGAAAACCTGCTCGGCGTGGAACGCGCCAAAGCCCGCATCGATGTGCCCGAAGCGCACCGCTTTCATGGCTTTGATGCCTGCCGCAGGCTTCTGGCGCTCAAGGATGTCGATTATGTGATCCTCGCCACGCCGCCGGGCTTTCGTCCGTCGCACTTTGAAGCCGCGATCAACGCCGGCAAGCATGTCTTCATGGAGAAGCCCGTTGCGGTCGATCCCGCGGGCGTTCGCCGCGTGCTGGCTGCGAGCGACGAGGCCGATCGCAAGGGCCTGTGTGTCGTCGCGGGCACGCAGCGACGGCATCACGCGCTGTATCAGGACATCATTCAGCGCGTGCACGACGGACAGATCGGCGAGGTGCTCAGCGCCAATTGTTACTGGAATCAGGGCGGGCTGTGGGTCCACAACCGCCGCCCGGAATACACCGACATGGAATGGCAGACACGCAACTGGCTCTACTTCACGTGGCTCAGCGGCGACCACATCTGCGAACAGCACGTCCACAATCTCGATGTCATCAACTGGGCCATGCAGGCAACGCCCGTCAAGTGCATCGGCATGGGAGGCCGCCAGGTGCGCACGGGGCCTGAATACGGCAACATCTTCGATCACTTCGCGGTCGAATATGAGTATGCCAACGGCGTCAGGATGGTCAGCATGTCGCGGCAGATCGACGGCTGCGACAACCGCGTCGAAGAGTTTCTCCGTGGGACCAAGGGCAGCGCCCACACCAACCACGGCTCGGCGCGGCTCGAAGGCCCGGGCCTGGCGTGGCGCTACTCCGGGAAGGCTGAAAATCCGTACGTCGTCGAACACCGCGACCTCATCGACGCCATCACCAGCAGCACTCGCGTCAACGAAGCTCGCACCGTCGCCGAATCGACCCTCACCGCCATCATGGGCCGCATGAGCGCGTACTCGGGTCAGGCCATTACGTGGGAAGCCGCGCTCAAGTCCCCGCTCGATCTCACGCCTCTGGCCCTCGACTTCGGCCAGTTGCCGGTCGAGGCTGTCGCGGTGCCGGGCAAGACCCGGTATGTTTGATCCCTCAATCCGTCACAAACCGGAAGTGCTAGCCTGCGGTGCCATAAATCAGGCCATTTAAGCACCAATCTGGAGGACAGTTATGAAGTACCACAGCCTTCTCGCGACCGCCGCCATTTCCTTTACTATGATTTCCTGTCAGTTCTCTGTCGCACAGTCGTGCCTGCAAACATTTAACCCCACAGGTTTCTCCTTTGCACCACTTGCTGCTGGCGTATCCGGGAACGGAGACGTAGTCGTTGGGCGGGGAAGCCAGTCTGGCAGGACTGTTGCATTCCGTTGGTCTGAGCAGGACGGAACAATTCATTTCACGTTCGGCGGAGACTCTGCAATCACAGGAATCTCGCATCTCGGTGATGTTGTCGTCGGGTGGTCCAACTCGCCCTCGCACCAGCGAGCATTCCGTTGGACGCCATCTGGCGGCACACAAGATCTCGGGTCACTGCCGGACTTTCCGAATGCTGTGGCTAGTGATGTATCGTATGATGGATCTGTCATCGTTGGATACTGCACTGTATCGAATAGTTCTCGAGCATTTCGCTGGACTCAAGCCCATGGAATGCAGGACATGGGGCTGCTTCCTGGGTATACATCAGCCTACGCAAGGGCCACATCAGCGACGGGAGAGGTGGTCGTTGGACAAGCTCGCAACCTGCCATCCCAGGGTCGGACTTTCCGCTGGACGTCTGAAGGCGGAATGGAAGATCTCGGAACTCTGGGCGGATCAGAGTCTTCGCCAACCGATATTTCGCACGATGGACTAGCCATCACTGGCTATTCTACTTCGGCAACCAACCAGCTTCGGGCCTATCGATGGACCCAATCAGACGGAATGGTGGATGTCGGACCACCTCCGGAATGGGCTCTCGTTAGTGATGGCTGGAGGTCCCCCCGCCTGTCAAAGGACGGCAATGTGGTCATCTATACGGCGTCAAATGGGGGACAGCTTAGGGCGTTCCGCTGGACTGCGACCGGAGGTTCGGTCGACTTGGGTACGCTTGGGGGGCTTGAAACGGAAGTACGCGACCTTTCGCGCACAGGCGCAGTCGTCGTCGGACGTTCGAAGAACCCAAATGGTTACTATAGAGCGTTTCGCTGGACGAGTCTGGGCGGGATGGAGGATTTGGGTCTTGCTGGCGTCGATTCGTCGGAGGCATCCGGCGTTTCCTCAGAAGGCGCCGTCATTGTGGGCAACACACATGTGCAACAGTTCTCTTCGTTGTATCTGCCGTTCCGTTGGAGTCTTGATTTTTGTACGCCATGCCGGGCTGACTTCAATGGAGATGGGGTACTTGACTTTTTCGATGTCGCAGCATTTTTGAACGCCTTTTCTTCTGCGTGTAACTGAAATAGAAATGTCACCTAGACCTACGGCAAACGGACCAACCAATACACGGAGCCCCCATGGAACGCCGCACTTTCCTCGCCACCGCTGCTGCTGCCAGTGC
This region of Phycisphaeraceae bacterium genomic DNA includes:
- a CDS encoding RNA-directed DNA polymerase, with amino-acid sequence MRQEPPTIRRPLEPRVVTIQQLAALVNLPVNQLDRFVLEAPKLYSSFEVPKPNGKTRTIRPPARPLRDLQRMLLEVLQECVRYPRWLMGGVPKRSIFDHAKPHVGWKMVATFDVKAFFPSTRSAMIRPVLERIGISDAAADAVLRLVIKDDELPQGSPTSGFLANLTLEPADRRIDALCRRHGLNFTRYVDDMAISGNTDLTKFQGAIVEAVKESGYEVAPEKIHYMDRSKTQLITKLRVNDKIRPTREFIAEVKADIWECLNVGAAVVAIERGVQLHRLKSSLTGKVSHIRSADREAGEKLKGMLYGVDWNQQLHTKFDVPSLTA
- a CDS encoding Gfo/Idh/MocA family oxidoreductase, translating into MIEHTATHHATHHATHHATHHAPDQASNQAQSARDAACSRRDFVKTSAALSAAAALAPGALAFATRRNASEVLRIGVIGCGGRGTGAAVDALDAHPATRIVALADLYLDRVNSSLENLLGVERAKARIDVPEAHRFHGFDACRRLLALKDVDYVILATPPGFRPSHFEAAINAGKHVFMEKPVAVDPAGVRRVLAASDEADRKGLCVVAGTQRRHHALYQDIIQRVHDGQIGEVLSANCYWNQGGLWVHNRRPEYTDMEWQTRNWLYFTWLSGDHICEQHVHNLDVINWAMQATPVKCIGMGGRQVRTGPEYGNIFDHFAVEYEYANGVRMVSMSRQIDGCDNRVEEFLRGTKGSAHTNHGSARLEGPGLAWRYSGKAENPYVVEHRDLIDAITSSTRVNEARTVAESTLTAIMGRMSAYSGQAITWEAALKSPLDLTPLALDFGQLPVEAVAVPGKTRYV